One window of the bacterium genome contains the following:
- a CDS encoding response regulator transcription factor, with protein sequence MSAPEKNPRILVVDDEEQIRRALKSILTARKYDVVLATNGDEAIDLSIDNPPDLVILDMAMPGLRGTEVCRELRSWYEGPILMLSVIGGDTEKATALDIGADDYLTKPFSTTELLARIRALLRRSASRVTSPPVIQTGDLEIDIAKRTLKRLGEEIELTRMEFDILAYLAQNSDRVVTSKMLLEKVWGPEYAEDAQTLRVHISHLRKKIELKPSSPRYILTETGVGFRFTTG encoded by the coding sequence ATGAGCGCACCTGAGAAAAACCCAAGAATTCTGGTAGTGGACGACGAGGAACAAATCCGCAGAGCACTCAAGTCGATACTTACTGCACGCAAGTATGATGTTGTTCTGGCAACAAACGGTGACGAGGCCATTGACCTTTCAATTGACAACCCACCTGATCTTGTTATCCTCGATATGGCTATGCCGGGTCTGCGGGGAACTGAAGTATGCAGGGAACTCCGCAGCTGGTACGAGGGCCCAATTCTGATGCTGTCGGTCATCGGCGGCGATACCGAAAAGGCTACCGCTCTCGACATCGGAGCAGATGATTACCTTACCAAGCCGTTTTCCACTACAGAACTGCTTGCGAGAATTCGTGCTCTGCTCAGAAGGTCTGCATCCCGCGTTACTTCTCCGCCCGTCATTCAGACCGGCGATTTGGAGATAGATATAGCCAAACGCACGCTGAAGCGTTTGGGCGAAGAAATAGAACTCACTCGAATGGAGTTCGATATCCTTGCGTACCTTGCACAGAACTCCGACCGCGTTGTCACCTCGAAAATGCTGCTGGAGAAAGTCTGGGGGCCGGAGTACGCCGAGGACGCCCAGACACTTCGAGTCCACATAAGCCATCTTCGCAAGAAAATAGAGCTGAAACCATCCTCGCCTCGCTACATCCTCACTGAGACCGGCGTCGGTTTTCGTTTCACCACTGGGTAG
- a CDS encoding APC family permease, translating into MFTKLRQLLLGKPLPTARQIHERLPKFLALPVFASDALSSVAYATEEILLALVVIGTGAWHVSQWIAVAIAILLGIVALSYRQTIFAYPHGGGSYTVTKENLGVLLGLIAAASLLTDYVLTVSVSIAAGVAAIVSAYPDLAPYKVLLGVVFVAIVAFANLRGLRESGWLFAPPTYIFLFSLFAMTAVGLFKAITHAPIHHIIPPTESVPITGTLSLWLVLRAFSGGCVAITGTEAVANGIPAFRPPESKNAATTVAIMACILGALFMSSTYLAHLYRVLPSEHETVISQIARGTFGKGWFYYLIQYATAAILILAANTAFQDFPRLSSILARDRFAPRQLTNLGDKLVFSNGITALATIAALLIVIFHGETHALIPLYAVGVFVTFTLSQTGMVIRHRRLKLNRWRTHAIINSIGAFATGVVAIVIASVKFMHGAYIVIFLIPALVLVFYKIHQHYIKLGNQLRLSEDHYKEPEPIKSTSIVLVSSIHKGVMPALKYARSLSHDCRALYIEVDGVETALLRDRWEIFGMDIPLVILESPYRTIISPLFRYLDEAKKERPGYVITVVLPEFVVRKWWHRILHNQSSLLIKFALMTRRDIVITNVRYFVEE; encoded by the coding sequence GTGTTTACGAAATTGAGGCAGTTGCTGCTGGGCAAGCCATTGCCGACAGCCCGGCAGATACACGAACGGCTGCCTAAGTTTCTTGCCCTGCCCGTATTTGCTTCGGACGCTTTGTCGTCGGTAGCATATGCAACTGAGGAAATACTACTCGCGCTGGTCGTTATCGGCACGGGAGCATGGCATGTGTCTCAGTGGATAGCAGTGGCAATTGCAATTCTTCTTGGGATTGTTGCTCTTTCATATCGACAGACGATATTCGCCTACCCTCACGGCGGAGGCAGTTACACAGTAACAAAGGAGAATCTGGGGGTTCTTCTCGGTCTTATCGCCGCAGCGTCTCTCTTGACAGATTATGTACTAACGGTTTCGGTTAGTATAGCTGCTGGAGTAGCTGCCATTGTCTCGGCTTATCCAGACCTTGCCCCTTATAAAGTCCTGCTCGGAGTTGTGTTTGTAGCAATCGTAGCGTTTGCCAATCTGCGCGGCCTCCGAGAGTCCGGCTGGCTGTTTGCTCCTCCTACTTATATCTTCTTGTTTAGCCTTTTTGCCATGACGGCTGTGGGTTTGTTCAAAGCAATCACGCACGCACCGATCCATCACATAATTCCACCGACGGAATCGGTCCCCATAACAGGCACACTTTCACTATGGCTTGTTCTGAGAGCCTTTTCGGGGGGATGTGTGGCAATTACCGGAACTGAGGCGGTCGCCAACGGCATACCTGCATTCAGACCGCCCGAGTCGAAAAATGCTGCGACAACAGTGGCAATAATGGCCTGCATTCTGGGTGCGCTTTTTATGAGCAGCACCTATCTTGCGCACTTATATAGAGTTCTCCCATCAGAGCATGAGACCGTTATATCTCAGATAGCAAGAGGCACGTTCGGCAAAGGATGGTTCTATTATCTCATCCAATATGCAACAGCCGCAATCCTGATTCTGGCCGCCAACACGGCATTCCAGGATTTTCCCAGGCTCAGTTCGATTCTGGCGCGAGATAGATTTGCGCCCAGACAACTCACGAACCTGGGCGATAAACTCGTCTTTTCAAACGGAATCACTGCTCTTGCAACGATAGCCGCACTATTGATTGTGATATTTCACGGTGAGACTCACGCTCTGATCCCGCTGTATGCAGTAGGTGTATTTGTGACATTCACGCTGTCCCAGACAGGTATGGTAATCAGGCACCGTCGCCTCAAGTTGAATAGATGGCGCACACACGCAATAATTAACAGCATTGGGGCTTTTGCAACAGGCGTAGTAGCCATTGTAATAGCGTCGGTAAAGTTTATGCACGGCGCATATATCGTTATTTTTCTAATTCCGGCGCTCGTACTCGTCTTCTACAAAATTCACCAGCACTACATCAAGCTAGGCAATCAACTCAGGCTTTCCGAAGATCACTATAAAGAGCCAGAGCCGATAAAGTCCACATCCATCGTTCTGGTTTCCAGCATTCATAAGGGAGTGATGCCTGCTTTGAAATACGCCCGCAGCCTCTCTCACGATTGTAGAGCGTTATATATCGAGGTGGACGGCGTGGAGACCGCTTTGTTGAGAGACCGATGGGAAATATTCGGGATGGATATACCTCTGGTCATTCTTGAGTCACCATATCGGACGATCATTAGTCCACTTTTTCGATATCTTGATGAGGCAAAGAAGGAAAGGCCGGGTTATGTTATCACAGTGGTTTTGCCCGAATTCGTGGTGCGGAAGTGGTGGCATCGGATTCTCCACAACCAGTCATCTCTGCTCATTAAGTTTGCTCTTATGACTCGCCGCGATATAGTAATCACGAACGTTCGCTACTTTGTGGAGGAGTAG
- a CDS encoding universal stress protein, translated as MLSEARRRLSRGEDIVIGLIETHGRPAIAELMEGFAQIPLKKLEYRGAEFYEVDTAAVIARNPEWVMIDELAHTNVPGTVHAKRWQSVEEIRDAGINVITTLNIQHVESLNDVVYEITGVRVRETVPDWVLDTADEIELVDHTPDALINRLRRCDIYHEEKIPQALANFFRKGNIVALRELALQRTSEEVDEQLHEYMQAHDMSQGKLAREHVLVCVGPRPMAQRLVRRGYRIAKRMQGTFDVMFVRTPGANLTKREQEQLQGVYELTRNFGGKAVELEGDSVANEIIRYADQSGATVIVMGQSARSRVQEIMKGSIINRIMRKTKDIDIIVVADSDDVS; from the coding sequence ATGCTTTCCGAAGCCCGGCGTCGCCTCAGTAGGGGCGAAGATATCGTTATCGGCCTGATCGAGACCCACGGACGCCCTGCAATTGCCGAGCTTATGGAAGGCTTCGCGCAGATACCTTTAAAGAAGCTCGAATATCGCGGCGCTGAGTTTTATGAAGTCGATACTGCAGCCGTGATAGCCCGCAACCCGGAATGGGTCATGATAGACGAACTGGCTCACACGAATGTCCCAGGCACAGTGCATGCTAAACGCTGGCAGAGTGTAGAAGAGATAAGAGATGCTGGAATCAATGTCATAACAACCCTCAATATTCAACACGTTGAAAGTCTGAATGATGTAGTCTACGAGATTACCGGCGTGCGAGTCCGCGAAACCGTCCCGGACTGGGTGCTCGACACCGCAGACGAGATTGAGCTTGTGGACCATACCCCTGATGCCCTCATTAATCGCCTGAGGCGCTGCGATATCTACCACGAGGAAAAGATTCCCCAGGCGCTTGCCAATTTCTTTCGCAAGGGCAACATAGTCGCGCTGCGTGAACTCGCTCTGCAGAGAACATCTGAAGAAGTAGACGAGCAACTCCACGAATACATGCAGGCGCACGACATGTCCCAGGGCAAACTTGCTCGTGAGCATGTGCTTGTATGTGTCGGTCCTCGTCCGATGGCACAAAGGCTCGTTCGTCGAGGTTACCGAATAGCAAAACGCATGCAGGGCACTTTTGATGTCATGTTCGTGCGGACACCGGGAGCAAACCTGACCAAACGAGAACAGGAGCAGCTTCAGGGCGTTTATGAACTCACCAGAAATTTTGGGGGTAAAGCAGTAGAATTAGAGGGAGACTCGGTTGCTAATGAGATAATCCGCTATGCTGACCAGTCTGGAGCAACTGTCATCGTAATGGGTCAATCCGCTCGCAGTCGGGTTCAAGAAATCATGAAGGGATCGATCATCAACCGCATAATGAGAAAAACCAAGGATATTGACATTATCGTGGTTGCAGATTCTGATGATGTTAGCTAA
- a CDS encoding DEAD/DEAH box helicase family protein yields MNTLILLHRQQMLDQWVVRLSTFLDIDHKQIGRISGSKHRPTGIIDVALLQSLCRKGVVDDIVANYGHLVVDECHHISASSFEQVTRACKAKYVLGLSATPARKDGHHPIIFMQCGPIRYRDNARDQAALRPFEHKLIVRRTNFRLPLELSVQEKPPIQDTYSAIIADTHRNNMIIDDVITAVEQGRSPVVITERKEHLEFIAAELSKAVKNVIVLKGGMGTRQRKAVAEELAEIPDAEELVIVATGRYLGEGFDDARLDTLFLTMPISWKGTLAQYAGRLHRLHAAKNEVRIYDYADLNVPMLARMHDKRLKGYRAIGYIFSEVKST; encoded by the coding sequence GTGAACACGCTCATCTTGCTCCATCGGCAACAAATGCTGGACCAGTGGGTGGTACGTCTCTCGACATTCCTTGATATCGATCACAAGCAGATCGGCAGAATTAGCGGCAGTAAGCACCGGCCTACTGGCATCATAGATGTTGCGCTTCTCCAGAGCCTGTGCAGAAAAGGTGTTGTAGACGATATCGTCGCCAACTATGGGCATTTGGTTGTCGATGAATGCCATCATATATCCGCGAGCAGTTTCGAGCAAGTAACGCGCGCATGCAAGGCGAAGTATGTGCTTGGGCTGTCGGCGACACCTGCTCGAAAAGACGGGCATCATCCTATCATCTTTATGCAGTGTGGCCCGATTCGCTACAGAGACAACGCCAGGGATCAAGCGGCATTGCGCCCATTCGAACACAAGCTGATCGTTCGTAGAACCAATTTCAGATTGCCGCTGGAGCTGTCTGTTCAGGAGAAGCCGCCAATCCAGGACACCTACTCCGCCATCATTGCAGACACACACCGCAATAACATGATCATTGATGATGTCATCACAGCCGTCGAACAGGGGCGTTCGCCGGTCGTTATCACCGAGCGCAAGGAACATCTGGAATTCATTGCCGCTGAACTTAGCAAAGCCGTTAAGAATGTAATCGTGCTCAAAGGTGGTATGGGTACGCGTCAGAGAAAAGCGGTAGCTGAGGAACTGGCTGAGATACCAGATGCAGAAGAACTGGTGATAGTCGCGACAGGTCGATATCTCGGCGAAGGATTCGACGACGCCCGACTCGACACTCTCTTCCTCACAATGCCGATCTCCTGGAAAGGCACCCTCGCTCAATACGCAGGACGACTGCACAGGCTTCACGCTGCCAAGAACGAGGTCCGCATATACGACTATGCCGACTTAAATGTGCCAATGCTCGCCAGAATGCATGATAAGCGGCTCAAAGGATACAGAGCGATTGGCTACATCTTCTCTGAAGTGAAATCAACCTGA
- a CDS encoding methyltransferase domain-containing protein: MSKRTEIFGPLADDYARYRPGYPAEVLDELIRVCGLRRAWIVADIGSGTGNLARLFLDAGYQVVGVEPNREMREAAERLLAGYSTFHSLEGVAEHIPLDACSIDLIAVGQALHWFDTVEARNEFLRILHPGGWVIVTWNDRLCDATAFTREYETLTQSWADVQPPLPHAAAPFQTGLDHLFGAVTPHSGSFQHTQSFDLEGLLGRARSSGFIPQTGASHYAEFTSLMTNLFTRHQYDGMVEFHYITRLYLGQLG, translated from the coding sequence ATGTCGAAAAGAACTGAGATATTTGGGCCATTAGCTGACGACTATGCGCGATATCGGCCTGGTTATCCGGCAGAAGTGCTTGATGAGCTGATTCGCGTGTGTGGACTCAGGCGCGCCTGGATCGTGGCTGACATCGGCTCTGGTACAGGTAATCTGGCACGGTTGTTTCTCGATGCCGGATATCAAGTGGTCGGGGTGGAGCCGAATCGTGAAATGCGCGAAGCTGCTGAGCGGTTGCTGGCGGGGTACTCGACATTCCACAGCTTGGAGGGTGTAGCGGAGCACATCCCGCTCGACGCATGCAGCATTGATCTGATTGCTGTAGGCCAAGCACTTCATTGGTTTGACACCGTAGAAGCGCGAAACGAATTCCTTCGTATCCTCCATCCAGGTGGTTGGGTAATCGTGACATGGAACGACCGTCTGTGTGACGCAACTGCATTCACGAGAGAGTATGAAACTCTCACACAATCCTGGGCAGACGTGCAGCCACCGTTACCGCATGCGGCTGCTCCCTTCCAGACTGGACTCGACCATCTATTTGGGGCTGTCACTCCGCATTCTGGCAGCTTTCAGCACACCCAAAGCTTCGATCTCGAAGGTCTTCTCGGGCGTGCACGCTCTTCCGGATTCATACCGCAAACTGGTGCCTCTCATTATGCTGAATTCACCAGCTTGATGACCAATCTGTTTACCCGCCATCAATATGATGGCATGGTCGAGTTTCACTATATTACGCGACTCTATCTCGGACAGTTGGGTTGA